One segment of Yersinia kristensenii DNA contains the following:
- the fruK gene encoding 1-phosphofructokinase gives MSRRVATITLNPAYDLVGFCPEIERGEVNLVKTAGLHAAGKGINVAKVLKDLGIDVTVGGFLGKDNQDGFQLLFSELGIANRFQVVPGRTRINVKLTEKDGEVTDFNFSGFEVTKPDWDRFVNDSLSWLGQFDMVAVSGSLPAGVNPDDFTDWMKRLRSQCPCIIFDSSREALVAGLKASPWLVKPNRRELEIWAGRPLPELGDVVEAAHALRDQGIAHVVISLGAEGALWVNASGAWLAKPPACEVVSTVGAGDSMVGGLIYGLLMRESSEHTLRLATAVAALAVSQSNVGITDRPQLAAMMAKVDLKPFN, from the coding sequence ATGAGCAGAAGAGTCGCGACTATCACACTGAACCCGGCTTACGATTTGGTAGGCTTTTGCCCAGAGATTGAGCGCGGTGAAGTTAACCTGGTAAAAACTGCCGGCCTGCATGCTGCGGGTAAAGGTATTAATGTTGCCAAGGTGCTGAAAGATTTAGGTATTGATGTCACTGTTGGCGGTTTTCTCGGCAAAGATAACCAAGATGGCTTCCAACTGTTGTTCAGCGAACTGGGTATCGCTAACCGTTTTCAGGTGGTGCCGGGGCGTACTCGCATCAACGTTAAACTGACCGAAAAAGATGGCGAAGTGACTGATTTTAACTTCTCCGGTTTTGAAGTCACCAAACCGGATTGGGATCGTTTTGTCAACGATTCATTAAGTTGGTTGGGGCAGTTCGACATGGTCGCGGTCAGCGGCAGTTTGCCAGCGGGGGTGAATCCCGATGACTTTACCGACTGGATGAAGCGCCTGCGCTCCCAGTGTCCGTGCATTATTTTCGACAGTAGCCGCGAAGCCTTAGTGGCGGGGCTGAAAGCTTCGCCATGGTTGGTGAAACCCAACCGCCGTGAACTGGAAATCTGGGCCGGTCGCCCGTTACCTGAACTGGGTGACGTGGTGGAAGCCGCACACGCACTGCGCGACCAGGGGATTGCCCATGTGGTGATTTCGCTCGGCGCGGAAGGTGCTCTGTGGGTCAATGCCTCCGGCGCGTGGTTAGCAAAACCCCCTGCTTGCGAGGTGGTCAGCACTGTTGGTGCCGGTGACTCCATGGTCGGTGGCCTGATTTATGGATTGTTAATGCGTGAGTCCAGCGAGCATACCTTGCGCCTCGCAACCGCAGTCGCCGCTTTGGCCGTCAGTCAAAGCAATGTGGGTATTACGGATCGCCCACAATTGGCCGCCATGATGGCAAAAGTCGATTTGAAACCTTTTAATTGA
- the fruB gene encoding fused PTS fructose transporter subunit IIA/HPr protein, which yields MFQLSTQDIHLAAQAGSKNEAISQVAAALAQAGNVAAGYLDGMLAREQQTSTYLGNGIAIPHGTTDTRDLVLNTGVQVFQFPQGIAWGEDQTAYIVIGIAARSDEHLALLRQLTHVLSDDAVAAQLAKTTSAEELRSLLMGEKKAAEFHFDTSLIALDVAADNLITLQALNAGRLQQIGAVDARFVSDVITREPLNLGQGIWLSDSTEGNLVSAATVSRPVTAFEHHGEKVALLLTLSVANNPSGADDQPLSMLNYLSDLLLAKKADALLNADAAALLALLTSEYVEQNEVLSAEFVIRNEHGLHARPGTILVNTIKQFTSEITVTNLDGTGKPANGRSLMKVVALGVKKGNRLRFTASGEDAQAALDAIGAAISAGLGEGAA from the coding sequence ATGTTCCAGTTATCGACGCAAGATATCCATCTGGCTGCACAAGCAGGCAGTAAAAACGAGGCTATCAGCCAAGTAGCGGCCGCCCTGGCGCAAGCTGGCAATGTTGCTGCGGGCTACCTTGATGGGATGCTAGCCCGCGAGCAGCAGACCTCGACCTACTTGGGTAATGGCATTGCCATCCCACATGGTACCACTGATACCCGCGACTTGGTGTTGAACACCGGGGTTCAGGTTTTCCAATTCCCACAGGGAATCGCCTGGGGTGAAGATCAAACCGCCTACATTGTTATCGGCATCGCCGCCCGTTCAGATGAACACCTGGCATTATTACGCCAATTGACGCACGTGTTAAGTGATGATGCGGTTGCCGCACAGTTAGCAAAAACCACGTCAGCTGAAGAATTACGCAGTTTGCTGATGGGCGAGAAAAAAGCGGCTGAATTCCATTTTGACACTTCACTTATCGCGCTCGATGTCGCGGCTGACAATCTAATCACGCTACAAGCACTGAATGCGGGCCGTTTACAGCAAATCGGCGCTGTTGATGCGCGTTTTGTCAGTGATGTGATTACTCGCGAGCCGCTGAATCTGGGGCAGGGGATCTGGCTGAGTGACAGCACCGAAGGTAATTTGGTCAGTGCCGCGACAGTCAGTCGCCCGGTAACTGCTTTTGAACATCATGGGGAGAAAGTGGCCCTATTGCTGACATTGTCTGTAGCGAATAACCCGTCAGGGGCTGATGATCAGCCGCTCTCAATGTTAAATTATCTCAGTGACTTACTGCTGGCGAAAAAAGCTGACGCGTTGCTGAACGCCGATGCCGCTGCGCTGTTGGCATTGCTGACCAGCGAATATGTCGAGCAAAATGAAGTATTAAGCGCAGAGTTTGTTATCCGTAATGAACATGGGTTACATGCGCGCCCAGGGACGATTTTAGTCAATACAATCAAACAGTTTACCAGTGAAATCACCGTAACCAATCTGGACGGCACCGGTAAACCCGCTAATGGACGTAGTCTCATGAAAGTTGTGGCTTTAGGGGTTAAAAAAGGGAATCGCCTGCGCTTTACCGCCAGCGGTGAAGATGCACAGGCCGCACTGGATGCTATTGGTGCCGCTATTTCCGCCGGTTTGGGCGAGGGGGCAGCATGA
- a CDS encoding nucleotide triphosphate diphosphatase NUDT15, protein MSVVVGVGVIIVNQQGEVLLGKRSSQHAPYWSIPGGHMEAGESFEQAAQREILEETGLKINNMSVIGLCNNLATWREEGKHTVSVCLLAQHPGGEPELKEPDKCQQWLWCNPRELPEPHFEASRHAIDLWLNQQFYVSSN, encoded by the coding sequence ATGTCTGTCGTTGTCGGTGTTGGCGTGATTATCGTCAATCAACAAGGTGAAGTTCTGTTGGGGAAACGCAGCAGTCAGCATGCACCTTACTGGTCAATTCCCGGTGGTCATATGGAGGCCGGCGAGTCTTTTGAACAAGCGGCACAGCGGGAAATATTGGAAGAAACTGGCTTAAAAATCAATAACATGTCGGTTATTGGTTTATGCAATAACCTCGCGACCTGGCGTGAAGAGGGCAAACATACGGTTTCGGTTTGTTTGTTAGCCCAACATCCCGGTGGGGAACCCGAGCTGAAAGAGCCGGATAAATGTCAGCAATGGCTGTGGTGCAATCCGCGTGAATTACCCGAGCCCCATTTTGAAGCCAGCCGCCATGCTATCGATTTATGGTTGAATCAGCAGTTTTATGTCTCTTCCAACTAA
- a CDS encoding NapC/NirT family cytochrome c: MSNKQTGFGKRRRWGWLWILLIGIIIGAALLAGTATVFHKTSDTAFCVSCHTMQQPLAEYQGSVHFQNTKGIRAECADCHVPHEPLDYLWTKIRAVKDIYGEMVGTINTPEKYEAHKLAMAQSVWKTLKENDSATCRSCHSFDAMDITGQSAEARIQHPVAIKKGETCIDCHKGVAHILPDMSEVTQAGAAELATAAAQTPASATTLYTIATEPFFMNAGDSHNAGNLMPSTEVEVVKQQGDQVLVDVKGWQQDGVAEVFYAAQGKRILSVLLGEEAQKALKTLNTQTDPETNLVWHQVALQVWLPKKQLVDDQQKIWRYAADMMSANCTGCHGLTALDRFNANQWIGVIKGMAPRTSLTQEQLRVMTQYVQKHASDMPAKL; the protein is encoded by the coding sequence ATGAGCAACAAACAAACTGGCTTCGGGAAGCGACGCCGGTGGGGATGGTTATGGATTTTGCTGATCGGCATTATTATTGGTGCCGCCCTATTAGCAGGAACCGCCACCGTCTTCCATAAAACCAGTGATACCGCGTTCTGCGTTTCCTGCCACACCATGCAGCAGCCACTGGCTGAATATCAAGGTAGCGTACACTTCCAAAACACCAAGGGTATCCGTGCTGAATGTGCTGATTGCCATGTGCCTCATGAGCCGCTGGATTATCTATGGACTAAAATCCGGGCAGTGAAAGATATCTATGGTGAAATGGTTGGCACCATCAATACACCAGAGAAATATGAAGCCCATAAACTCGCCATGGCCCAATCAGTGTGGAAAACGCTGAAAGAAAATGATTCAGCAACCTGCCGTTCTTGCCACAGTTTTGATGCTATGGACATCACCGGGCAAAGTGCTGAAGCACGCATTCAGCACCCGGTCGCCATCAAGAAGGGTGAAACTTGTATTGATTGCCATAAAGGTGTCGCCCATATCCTGCCCGACATGAGTGAAGTGACTCAGGCCGGTGCCGCCGAACTGGCTACCGCCGCAGCCCAAACCCCAGCCAGCGCCACCACGCTTTACACCATCGCCACTGAACCCTTCTTTATGAATGCCGGTGACAGCCACAATGCTGGCAACTTGATGCCATCGACCGAAGTGGAAGTCGTGAAGCAGCAAGGTGACCAGGTGTTAGTTGATGTCAAAGGCTGGCAGCAAGATGGCGTAGCTGAAGTGTTCTACGCCGCCCAAGGAAAACGCATTTTAAGTGTGTTACTGGGCGAAGAGGCACAAAAAGCACTGAAAACATTGAATACCCAAACCGACCCAGAAACCAATCTGGTCTGGCACCAAGTTGCACTCCAAGTGTGGTTGCCAAAGAAACAACTGGTTGATGACCAACAGAAAATCTGGCGCTATGCCGCTGATATGATGTCGGCTAACTGTACCGGTTGCCACGGTTTGACCGCACTGGACCGCTTTAATGCGAATCAATGGATTGGGGTTATCAAAGGCATGGCACCACGCACGTCCCTGACGCAGGAACAGCTGCGCGTGATGACACAATATGTACAAAAACATGCCAGTGATATGCCGGCCAAGCTGTAA
- the torA gene encoding trimethylamine-N-oxide reductase TorA: protein MTKYQQQPLQMSRRRFLLGTSALAALPLVGSLWPKSALAQAISQALPQFLALRQAQKGILTGAHWGAFEALVENGRMVGVQPVKDDPWPNELITMAPYQVHAENRIKYPMVRKSWLEGGPGSHTELRGRDEWVRVSWDKATELVCNEIVRVQKDHGPQALYAGSYGWKSVGMLHNSRTLLQRLMNLSGGFLGYAGDYSTGAAQVIMTHVMGSMEVYEQQTAWPNVVENSELVILWGCNPMITLKNSWNIPDHVGQTGFEALKKKGTKVISIDPVNNDSAKFTNAQWIAPRPYTDSAMLIGIAHTLLTEKLHNPDFIKTYTIGFDKFQAYLLGETDGQPKTAEWAADISGVDAEVIRQLARDMAKQRTMIMGGWGIQRQHHGEQQHWLLVTVASMLGQIGLPGGGFGFSYHYSSGGSPTAKGGILPGISAGNAPKNSPTPIPVARIAECLANPGKTIDFNGTKVTYPDVKMVYVAGGNTFHQHQDTNNLVKAWQHPETIVVNEPYWTATAKHADIVLPATTSYERNDLEMGGDYSQLYVFPMHQCVPPQHESRSDFDIFAAMATRLGVIDAFSEGKDETQWLKSMYDDMKSQARTARVALPPFDMFWESNNYIRFPIPEANKQWVRFADYRENPLLNPLGTPSGKIEIYSDTIAKMEYADCQGIPTWMPPHEWYRGAEAKQYPLSLNTAHPINRLHSQLDNTPLREKYAVADREAILISPQDASARQIVNGDLVRAFNDRGQILVGAVVTEDVRPGVVRISEGAWFDPAEPSVPGSICKNGNINCLTFDIGSSSLAQGNCGQMAQLEIEKYTGPVLKNTAHAVPAGA, encoded by the coding sequence ATGACTAAATATCAACAACAACCCTTACAAATGAGCCGCCGTCGCTTCTTACTGGGAACCAGTGCGCTAGCCGCACTGCCTTTAGTCGGGAGTCTGTGGCCAAAATCCGCATTGGCCCAAGCTATCAGCCAGGCATTACCACAATTTTTAGCACTGCGTCAGGCCCAGAAAGGCATTCTGACCGGCGCTCACTGGGGGGCATTCGAAGCGCTGGTTGAGAATGGCCGCATGGTGGGCGTCCAACCGGTCAAAGATGACCCATGGCCGAATGAACTTATCACCATGGCGCCTTATCAGGTACATGCCGAAAACCGCATTAAATACCCGATGGTGCGCAAAAGCTGGTTGGAAGGCGGCCCCGGCAGCCATACTGAATTACGTGGCCGCGATGAATGGGTGCGAGTCAGTTGGGATAAAGCCACCGAGCTGGTGTGCAATGAAATAGTTCGAGTCCAGAAAGACCACGGCCCACAAGCGCTGTATGCCGGTTCTTATGGCTGGAAAAGTGTCGGCATGCTGCACAACAGCCGCACTTTGCTGCAACGCTTAATGAACCTGAGTGGCGGGTTCCTCGGCTACGCCGGTGACTATTCAACCGGTGCCGCACAGGTCATTATGACCCACGTCATGGGGTCGATGGAGGTTTATGAGCAACAAACCGCCTGGCCAAATGTAGTCGAAAACAGCGAGCTGGTGATCCTGTGGGGCTGTAACCCAATGATCACTTTGAAAAATAGTTGGAATATTCCGGATCATGTCGGCCAAACTGGCTTTGAAGCGCTGAAGAAGAAAGGCACCAAAGTCATCAGTATTGACCCGGTTAATAATGACAGCGCCAAATTCACCAATGCTCAATGGATTGCCCCGCGCCCTTACACTGACAGCGCGATGCTGATTGGGATTGCCCATACCTTGCTGACGGAAAAGCTGCACAATCCGGACTTTATCAAAACCTATACAATTGGTTTCGATAAATTCCAGGCTTATCTGTTAGGGGAAACTGACGGCCAGCCGAAGACGGCGGAATGGGCGGCTGATATCAGCGGTGTCGATGCTGAAGTGATACGCCAGTTGGCGCGCGATATGGCAAAACAGCGCACCATGATCATGGGCGGCTGGGGGATTCAACGCCAACACCACGGTGAGCAACAACACTGGCTGCTGGTGACAGTGGCCTCGATGCTCGGCCAAATTGGTTTGCCGGGTGGTGGCTTTGGCTTCAGCTACCATTACTCCTCCGGTGGTAGTCCAACCGCCAAAGGCGGCATTTTGCCAGGAATTTCTGCCGGTAACGCGCCGAAGAACTCGCCGACCCCGATCCCGGTGGCTCGCATTGCCGAATGTTTGGCCAATCCAGGCAAAACCATTGATTTCAATGGCACAAAAGTGACCTATCCAGATGTCAAAATGGTCTATGTCGCGGGCGGGAATACCTTCCATCAGCATCAGGATACTAATAATCTGGTGAAAGCCTGGCAGCATCCAGAAACCATTGTCGTTAATGAACCCTACTGGACCGCCACGGCTAAGCACGCCGATATCGTGTTACCGGCCACCACCAGCTATGAGCGCAACGATTTGGAAATGGGCGGCGATTATTCGCAGCTTTATGTGTTCCCGATGCATCAATGCGTGCCGCCACAGCATGAGTCGCGCAGTGATTTTGATATTTTCGCCGCCATGGCCACCCGGCTGGGTGTCATTGATGCCTTTAGCGAGGGCAAAGATGAAACACAGTGGTTGAAATCAATGTATGACGATATGAAATCACAGGCCCGTACTGCGCGTGTCGCCCTGCCGCCGTTCGATATGTTCTGGGAATCGAACAACTATATTCGCTTCCCTATCCCAGAGGCGAATAAGCAGTGGGTGCGTTTTGCTGATTATCGTGAGAATCCATTGCTCAATCCGCTGGGCACGCCATCGGGTAAAATTGAAATCTACTCCGATACCATCGCCAAAATGGAATATGCCGATTGTCAGGGAATTCCCACCTGGATGCCACCTCATGAGTGGTATCGCGGAGCAGAAGCCAAGCAATATCCGCTGTCACTGAACACGGCGCACCCCATCAACCGCCTGCATTCGCAATTGGATAACACGCCACTGCGCGAAAAGTACGCGGTGGCTGATCGCGAAGCCATTCTGATAAGCCCACAAGATGCCAGTGCGCGTCAGATTGTGAACGGCGATTTAGTTCGGGCGTTTAACGATCGCGGGCAAATTTTGGTCGGTGCCGTGGTCACGGAAGATGTGCGGCCTGGCGTGGTGCGTATCAGCGAAGGGGCATGGTTTGACCCCGCCGAGCCGTCTGTGCCGGGTTCGATTTGTAAGAACGGTAATATTAATTGCCTGACTTTCGATATCGGCTCGTCCAGTTTGGCGCAAGGTAACTGTGGGCAGATGGCACAGCTTGAAATTGAAAAGTACACTGGGCCAGTGCTGAAAAATACCGCTCACGCAGTTCCGGCAGGGGCTTAG
- a CDS encoding YkgJ family cysteine cluster protein, which produces MDCRSDCGACCIAPSISSPIPGMPFGKPANTRCLHLDDNMRCGIFHSPSRPAVCASLQALREMCFDTREQALVYLIKLEADTAP; this is translated from the coding sequence ATGGACTGTCGCTCAGATTGCGGTGCTTGCTGTATTGCTCCTTCGATTTCCAGCCCGATCCCCGGTATGCCATTCGGCAAGCCCGCCAATACCCGTTGCTTGCATTTAGATGACAATATGCGCTGCGGTATTTTCCATTCTCCATCCCGCCCGGCAGTGTGTGCCAGCCTGCAAGCATTGCGCGAGATGTGTTTTGATACCCGCGAACAGGCGCTGGTGTATTTGATTAAACTGGAAGCGGATACTGCGCCTTAA
- the mtr gene encoding tryptophan permease, protein MSMDVSQPLSRPSVLGGAMIVAGTAVGAGMFSIPIVTAGVWFSGSVMLLIYTWACMLISGLMILEANLNYPSGASFHTMVQDLLGKVWSAINGVSITFVLYILTYAYISAGGSIITHTLQNVVGMGQTGAGFIFAVLVAFIVWLSTRAVDRLSTILIGGMVITFVMSVGDMFSHVESAVLFNQADSNARYLPYALAALPYLLTSFGYHGNVPGLVKYYHKDGKAVVRSLLYGTLIALVIYILWQYAIQGNIARDAFKQVIADGSNIGSLLKQMDTVSASQATSQLLNAFSYMALASSFLGVSLGLFDFIADFFKFSDDRGGRTKSALVTFVPPTVGALLFPNGFIYAIGFAGLAATIWAVIVPALMARASRKRFPQASYRAPGGSFMIGFIILFGLINAVAHIATLLGLLPVYA, encoded by the coding sequence ATGTCGATGGATGTATCCCAACCCCTATCACGCCCCTCCGTCCTCGGCGGTGCAATGATTGTCGCCGGTACCGCAGTAGGCGCAGGGATGTTTTCAATCCCAATCGTGACGGCGGGTGTGTGGTTCAGCGGCTCAGTCATGCTGCTGATTTATACGTGGGCATGCATGCTGATTTCCGGCTTGATGATTCTGGAAGCTAACTTGAACTACCCGAGTGGCGCCAGTTTCCACACCATGGTGCAAGACCTGCTGGGCAAAGTTTGGAGCGCTATTAATGGCGTCTCGATCACTTTTGTTCTCTATATTCTGACCTACGCCTATATCTCAGCGGGTGGATCAATCATTACCCATACGCTACAAAATGTGGTGGGAATGGGTCAAACTGGGGCGGGCTTTATCTTTGCGGTATTAGTGGCATTTATTGTCTGGTTATCCACCCGCGCAGTAGACCGCTTAAGCACTATATTGATTGGCGGCATGGTTATCACATTTGTTATGTCCGTCGGTGATATGTTTAGCCATGTGGAAAGCGCAGTTCTGTTCAATCAGGCCGATAGCAATGCCCGTTACTTACCTTATGCGCTGGCGGCCCTGCCCTACTTACTGACCTCTTTCGGCTATCACGGTAATGTGCCGGGGCTGGTGAAGTACTACCATAAAGACGGCAAAGCCGTAGTGCGTAGTTTGCTGTACGGCACTTTGATAGCATTGGTCATTTATATCCTGTGGCAGTATGCCATTCAGGGCAATATTGCTCGGGATGCATTCAAACAAGTGATTGCTGACGGCAGTAACATAGGCAGCTTGCTGAAACAGATGGATACCGTCTCTGCCAGTCAAGCCACCAGCCAACTGCTGAATGCCTTCTCTTATATGGCACTGGCCAGTTCATTCCTCGGTGTTTCCCTTGGATTGTTTGATTTTATTGCCGATTTCTTTAAATTTTCCGATGACCGCGGTGGGCGCACTAAATCAGCATTAGTGACTTTTGTCCCACCCACGGTGGGGGCGCTGTTGTTCCCGAATGGCTTTATCTACGCCATTGGCTTTGCCGGTTTGGCCGCCACCATTTGGGCCGTGATTGTCCCCGCATTGATGGCACGCGCTAGCCGTAAACGCTTCCCACAAGCGAGTTATCGGGCACCTGGGGGGAGTTTTATGATTGGCTTTATTATCCTGTTTGGTTTGATCAATGCAGTGGCCCATATCGCCACATTATTGGGCTTGTTACCGGTGTACGCATAA
- the yeiP gene encoding elongation factor P-like protein YeiP: protein MARANEIKRGMAVNLNGKLLLVKDIDVQSPSARGASTLYKMRFSDVRTGLKVEERFKGDEILDTITLTRRSVNFSYIDGDEYVFMDDEDFTPYNFKKEQIEEELLFIPEGGMPGMQVLTMDGQLLALELPQTVDMEIVETAPSIKGASASARNKPAVMSTGLSIQVPEYISPGEKIRIHIAERRYMGRAD, encoded by the coding sequence ATGGCAAGAGCTAACGAAATAAAACGCGGTATGGCGGTCAACCTCAACGGCAAATTACTGCTGGTGAAAGATATCGATGTGCAAAGCCCAAGTGCCCGTGGCGCAAGTACTTTGTATAAAATGCGTTTTTCTGATGTGCGTACCGGTTTAAAAGTTGAAGAGCGTTTTAAAGGCGATGAGATCCTTGACACCATTACCTTGACTCGCCGCAGTGTGAATTTCTCTTACATCGATGGCGACGAATACGTCTTTATGGATGATGAAGATTTCACACCATACAACTTCAAGAAAGAGCAGATAGAAGAAGAGTTATTGTTTATTCCTGAGGGTGGAATGCCGGGGATGCAAGTGTTAACAATGGACGGACAATTGCTGGCGTTGGAATTGCCGCAAACAGTTGATATGGAAATTGTAGAAACTGCTCCGAGCATTAAAGGCGCATCAGCCAGTGCTCGTAATAAACCAGCAGTGATGAGTACCGGCTTATCTATTCAGGTGCCGGAATATATCAGCCCTGGCGAGAAAATCCGCATTCATATTGCAGAGCGCCGCTATATGGGCCGCGCAGACTAA
- the uxuA gene encoding mannonate dehydratase has product MEQTWRWYGPNDPVSLDDIRQAGATGVVTALHHIPNGQVWPVSEIKQRQAELAAKGLVWSVVESVPIHEEIKTHSGNYQQHIENYQQTLRNIAECGIDTVCYNFMPILDWTRTDLEYQLPDGSKALRFDQIAFAAFELHILKRPGAEKDYSAEELVQAADYFDAMTEADIAKLTGNIIAGLPGAEEGYTLDQFRARLAEYDGIDKAQLRENMAYFLRAIIPVAEQVGLRMAVHPDDPPRPILGLPRIVSTIEDMQWLKETVDSIYNGFTMCTGSYGVRADNDLVKMIETFGDRIHFTHLRSTCREGNPKTFHEGGHLQGDVDMYSVVKAILTEEQRRQAAGDMRPIPMRPDHGHQMLDDLHKKTNPGYSAIGRLKGLAEVRGVELALKRTFFPELK; this is encoded by the coding sequence ATGGAACAAACATGGCGTTGGTATGGCCCAAATGATCCGGTGTCATTAGATGATATCCGTCAGGCTGGAGCAACCGGAGTAGTGACTGCATTACACCATATTCCGAATGGCCAAGTCTGGCCGGTGAGTGAAATCAAACAACGCCAGGCAGAATTGGCAGCGAAAGGTTTGGTTTGGTCTGTAGTGGAAAGTGTACCGATTCATGAAGAGATCAAAACTCACAGCGGTAACTATCAGCAACATATTGAAAATTATCAGCAAACTCTGCGTAATATTGCTGAATGTGGCATTGACACCGTGTGCTACAACTTCATGCCGATATTAGACTGGACACGCACGGATCTGGAATATCAATTGCCAGACGGTTCCAAAGCACTGCGTTTTGACCAAATAGCCTTTGCTGCTTTTGAGTTGCATATCCTCAAGCGCCCAGGTGCTGAGAAGGATTACTCTGCTGAAGAGTTGGTGCAGGCGGCGGACTATTTCGATGCGATGACTGAGGCCGACATCGCCAAGCTGACGGGCAATATTATTGCTGGTTTGCCGGGAGCAGAAGAGGGTTATACGCTGGATCAATTCCGTGCGCGTTTAGCCGAGTATGACGGTATTGATAAAGCGCAACTCCGTGAAAATATGGCGTATTTCCTGCGCGCTATTATACCGGTTGCTGAACAGGTTGGCTTGCGGATGGCGGTACACCCGGATGATCCACCGCGCCCAATTCTTGGCCTGCCGCGTATTGTGTCGACCATTGAAGATATGCAGTGGCTGAAAGAGACCGTTGATAGCATTTATAACGGCTTTACTATGTGCACCGGTTCTTATGGTGTGCGTGCCGACAATGATTTGGTGAAGATGATCGAAACCTTCGGTGACCGTATTCACTTCACTCATTTGCGCTCGACTTGCCGTGAAGGGAACCCAAAAACCTTCCATGAAGGCGGTCATTTGCAAGGTGATGTCGACATGTACTCAGTGGTTAAAGCCATTTTAACCGAAGAGCAACGTCGTCAGGCTGCCGGAGATATGCGCCCGATTCCGATGCGACCAGACCATGGTCACCAAATGCTGGATGATTTACATAAGAAAACCAATCCGGGCTATTCCGCTATTGGTCGCCTAAAAGGGCTGGCAGAAGTTCGCGGCGTGGAGTTAGCGTTGAAGCGCACATTCTTCCCAGAGCTAAAGTAA